The window AGACGAGATCGAGACCTGCGAGCAGGGAACGTTCCGCTCGCTGGGACGCACCAAGATCGTTCAGCTGACCAAGCGAAAGGCGCCCGAACTCAAAGCCAGGATCACGCCGATCTGGAAGAACAAGAGCCCGGCTACCCAGCCCGATCTGGTCTACGACATCGAGCTAGCGGAGGACCTGCCGCTGAAGATCGCCGATGCTGTCACATCGCTCAGCCGGATCGGCACGGGCACGGCGATCCGGCGATGCAGCTTTCACGCCTGCGGCCACGTCGTGGTGAAGTCGCCCAATTCCGTCGTCGAGGACTGCCAGTTCACCTATTCGTCGACGATCGCGCTGCAGGCCGGGAGTGACATCGGCTTTTGGTCCGAGGCCGGCTTTTCCGACAATCTGACACTGGGGAACAATCATTTCGACCATAGCATCACCGGCGCCAACGCGCTAACGGAGGGTAACGGTGCGCTCGGTACCATCTATATCGGCATGTCGCCGCCCGAGGGCACGAAGGGTTTTGCCAACAGCTTCCAGAACCGCAACATCACCATCCAGGGCAACCGGATCGACAATTCCTTCATCTACGGGATTTTCGTCGGCAATGCCGATGGCGTGCGCATCATCGACAATGTGATCGGCCAGACTTTTATTCGCGGCAGTTTTGATGCCGGGAAATTCTACGGCGAGACCCCGAACAGCGGCATCTTTATCGGCCGCTCAAGGAATGCCGAGATCAGCAACAATTCCGTCGCGCGCGGCCGGATTGCAAAAACCGCGGTCGCCGTGGACCGTACCTGCGTTCGGGAATCGATCCGCCTGGCGAACAACGTTCTGGCGTGACAAGGGAGGGCAGGGGACGCGAGCACGGAACTCGAACGGGGGATATTTCGGGCGCACAACATCCCACGCGCCGCATTTAGCGTGCCATGCAGCGTCGCTATCCCCGCCGGCCGCAACCAGCGGGGCTATTCAGATAACGACCTCAACCGACCGACAGCGGCCTTGCCGGGTATGTCTCGACAGCGGGCTTTGCATGGGAACCCGGCTGATGAACCACTGGCAATTGCAGCACGGTCGCACGCTGCCCCTCACAGAGCTGCGTCACCAGTACATGGCTTCCGTCCGGAAATTCGATCGCATCATGGTGACGATGCGGGACATCGGGGTCGATCTGGCCAAATTTTCCGACCCGGAAATTGGTTACCCGCGTCCAGATCCACCTGTTGTCGTATCGGACGTCCTCAGCGAACGCGAGTTCGGTGCCGGGTAGCATGCAGACCGCCACATTGGGCTCGCTTTGCGACGCGAAACCACGCGTCGACGTGCCGCGGAACGTGGTCGTGATCAATGTCTCTCCAACCTGGGCAGGACGCGTTGCTACAGCGTGCAGACTATAGTCACACATTTGGTTTGCTCCTCGATCGAGATAGCCAACCCACGCCGCTCCGAGGCGCAGGCCTCTATCAGAGTGAACTTCAAATCTTAACTCGATTATGGGGCGATTGTGCGGCTCGCCTTGGCCGGGCGCAATCACAAATGCGTTTGCGGAGGTTTTGAGCGATTTGGTGGGGTTGTATGCGAAGGCAAGGCAATCGTCGCCGCAAGGCCTTCCCGCCGACGCAAGCCGGTGTCTACCGTGCAGGCAAGGCCCAAGCCTTGCTTCGGCTCAAGTGACCGGCCCTGGGGTGAACAGGGTCAGATCATTATGAATGCCCCAGCGGTCCGACCACACTTTGGTGCGTCCGCTCGCGACATCCAGAATCAGCCGGAACAGGTCCCAGCCGGTTTCCTCGATCGTGGCTTCGCCGGTGGCGATGCGGCCGGCATCGAAATCGATCAGATCCTTCCAGCGGCGCGCCAGCTCCGTTCGCGTCGACACCTTGATCACTGGTGCCGCGGCGAGCCCATAAGGCGTGCCGCGCCCGGTCGTGAACACCTGCAGCGTCATGCCGGAGGCGAGCTGCAGCGTGCCGCAGATGAAGTCGCTGGCCGGCGTCGCCGCGAACGTCATGCCCTTCCTGCGCACCCGCTCGCCCGGCGACAGCACATCGACGATCGGGCTCGAGCCTGATTTGACGATCGAGCCGAGTGACTTTTCCACGATGTTGGCCAGTCCGCCCTTCTTGTTGCCGGGCGTGGTATTGGCGCTGCGATCGGCATCACCCTTGGCGAGATAATCGTCATACCAATCCATCTCGCGGATCAGGGCGCGACCGACATCCTCGTTGATGGCGCGACGGGTCAGCAAATGAATGGCATCCCGCACTTCGGTGACTTCGGAAAACATCACGCTTGCACCGGCACGCACCAGAAGGTCGGCCGCGAAGCCCAGGGCCGGGTTGGCCGTGACGCCGGAAAAGGCGTCGGAGCCGCCGCATTGCAGGCCGACGACGAGATCGGAGGCCGGGCAGGTTTCGCGGCGGCGCCGGTTGAGCACGGCAAGCCGCTCGTCCGCCATTTTCATGATGGCGTCGACAATGGCGCCAAAACCGTCGAAGGCCTCGTCCTGCATACGCACAACGCTGTCGCCTGCTTCGCCCGGCAGCAGCCGTTCGGGAACCAGCTTTTCGCAGCCGAGGCCGACAACCATGACCTCGCCGCCGAAATTCGGATTGCGCGCGATGTTCTGCAGCGTCCGGATCGGCACGATTGCGAGCGGCGCGGTGATCGCAACGCCGCAGCCGTAATTGTGCGTCAGCGCGACGACGTCGTCCACGTTGGGATATTTCGGCAAAAGCTCTGTCTTGATGCGCTTGAGCGCAAACTGCAGCGTGCCGGCGACGCATTGCACGCTGGTGCTGATCGCCAGCACGTTCTTGGTGCCGGCGGAACCGTCGGGATTGCGAAAACCCTCGAACGTATAGCCCTCGAGCGGCGCTTGGGCTGCGGGAACGGCAGTCGCAAGTTCGAGCTTGTCTAGTTCCGGCGGCGTCGGCATGCGAATCCGCGCCTCGTCCACCCATTCGCCGGCCTGGATCGGCTGCGCGGCCGTTCCGATCACTTCATTGTAGCGGCGGATCGGGGCGCCTTCCGGAATATCGGCCAGCGCCACCTTGTGACCCTGCGGCACGAAATTGCGCAGCTCAAGGCCGCAGGCAAAGCGGGTTTGCGCCGGCAGTCCGAAATCATTGACCACGATCGCGACATTGTCGTTGGCGTCGAGCCTGATGTAGCGCGGCTCGTAGGCCTGCGCCGTCGCATGTACCGTCACGACACTCTCCCTTGCCTTGTCCTGCGCCTAGACCGGATTGATATAGGCCGTTTTCACGATGGTGTAGAATTCGCGGGCATAAGCGCCTTGTTCGCGCGCGCCATAGCTCGATCCCTTGCGGCCGCCGAACGGCACGTGATAGTCGACGCCCGCGGTCGGCAGGTTGACCATCACCATACCGGCCTCGCTGTTGCGCTTGAAATGCGAGGCGTATTTGAGGCTTGTCGTGCAAATGCCCGCAGCCAGACCGAATTCCGTGTCATTGGCGAGCGCCAGCGCCTCGTCGTAATCCTTGGCCCGGATGACGCAGGCCACGGGTCCAAAAATCTCCTCCCGTGCGATCCGCATCGCATTGGCAGCGCCGGTGAAGATCGCAGGCTGCATGTAGAAGCCGGGGGTT is drawn from Bradyrhizobium lablabi and contains these coding sequences:
- the garD gene encoding galactarate dehydratase, translated to MTVHATAQAYEPRYIRLDANDNVAIVVNDFGLPAQTRFACGLELRNFVPQGHKVALADIPEGAPIRRYNEVIGTAAQPIQAGEWVDEARIRMPTPPELDKLELATAVPAAQAPLEGYTFEGFRNPDGSAGTKNVLAISTSVQCVAGTLQFALKRIKTELLPKYPNVDDVVALTHNYGCGVAITAPLAIVPIRTLQNIARNPNFGGEVMVVGLGCEKLVPERLLPGEAGDSVVRMQDEAFDGFGAIVDAIMKMADERLAVLNRRRRETCPASDLVVGLQCGGSDAFSGVTANPALGFAADLLVRAGASVMFSEVTEVRDAIHLLTRRAINEDVGRALIREMDWYDDYLAKGDADRSANTTPGNKKGGLANIVEKSLGSIVKSGSSPIVDVLSPGERVRRKGMTFAATPASDFICGTLQLASGMTLQVFTTGRGTPYGLAAAPVIKVSTRTELARRWKDLIDFDAGRIATGEATIEETGWDLFRLILDVASGRTKVWSDRWGIHNDLTLFTPGPVT